In the Gemmatimonadota bacterium genome, one interval contains:
- a CDS encoding 2-oxo acid dehydrogenase subunit E2, which produces MPQMGESIAEGTMSRWLKKIGDSVKRDEPLFEISTDKVDAEIPSPSAGILVEVLVNDGQTVPVQTVVARLETDASVAAAIPAAAMPSAPAAASAAGAPPAIESVAAPAAAPNQPVAPPIVPAAPALPTTPAAAPGSFEDRIRTKSSPLVRKIAAEHGIQITGLQGSGVAGRVTKKDILQAIESGVTAPAAPSAPAAPTASAPIAALPGASMYAPGGFGFDAPVVHPWPGDVVEPMSKIRRLTAGHMVYSKHTSAHVTTFFEVDLTKVARIRQRMRGEFEAQYGEKLTFLPFITQAVVQGLRKFPVLNAAVRGTDIVFRKQYNIGIAVALEWGLIVPVVKQADSLSLVGLTRGINDLANRARAKKLRPEDVQDASFTITNPGVFGSVMGTPVIPQPTVAILCLGSIEKRPKVITGPDGEDTIAIRTCAYFSLSFDHRIVDGSDADQYMAFVKKQLETIPDTGF; this is translated from the coding sequence ATGCCCCAGATGGGGGAATCGATCGCCGAGGGGACGATGTCCCGCTGGCTCAAGAAGATCGGCGACAGCGTGAAGCGCGATGAACCGTTGTTCGAGATCTCGACCGACAAGGTCGACGCCGAGATTCCGTCGCCGTCGGCCGGCATTCTCGTCGAGGTCCTCGTGAATGACGGTCAGACCGTCCCCGTGCAGACGGTGGTGGCGCGCCTCGAGACCGACGCGAGCGTGGCCGCGGCGATTCCCGCCGCGGCGATGCCGAGCGCCCCGGCGGCGGCGAGCGCGGCGGGGGCGCCCCCCGCTATCGAATCTGTTGCCGCCCCGGCCGCCGCGCCCAACCAGCCGGTTGCGCCCCCCATCGTTCCCGCGGCACCGGCGCTCCCGACGACCCCTGCCGCCGCACCCGGCTCCTTCGAGGATCGCATCCGCACCAAGTCCTCGCCGCTGGTGCGGAAGATCGCGGCGGAACACGGCATCCAGATCACCGGACTCCAGGGTTCCGGAGTGGCTGGCCGCGTGACCAAGAAGGACATCCTGCAGGCCATCGAGTCTGGTGTGACCGCCCCGGCGGCCCCCTCCGCGCCGGCGGCGCCGACCGCGTCCGCGCCGATCGCCGCCCTCCCCGGGGCGTCCATGTACGCCCCCGGCGGATTCGGCTTCGACGCGCCGGTCGTGCACCCGTGGCCCGGCGACGTCGTGGAACCGATGTCCAAGATCCGCCGCCTCACGGCGGGCCACATGGTGTACTCCAAGCACACCTCGGCCCACGTCACCACGTTTTTCGAGGTCGACCTCACGAAGGTGGCGCGCATTCGCCAGCGCATGCGTGGCGAGTTCGAGGCGCAATACGGCGAGAAGCTGACCTTCCTCCCGTTCATCACGCAGGCGGTGGTGCAGGGGCTGCGCAAGTTCCCGGTCCTCAACGCCGCGGTGCGCGGCACCGACATCGTCTTCCGCAAGCAGTACAACATCGGGATTGCCGTGGCGCTCGAGTGGGGGTTGATCGTCCCGGTCGTCAAGCAGGCCGATTCGCTGTCGCTCGTTGGACTCACGCGCGGCATCAACGACCTTGCGAATCGCGCCCGCGCCAAGAAGCTTCGACCGGAGGACGTGCAGGATGCGTCGTTCACCATCACCAACCCCGGCGTCTTCGGGTCGGTCATGGGAACGCCGGTCATCCCGCAGCCCACGGTGGCGATCCTGTGCCTCGGGAGCATCGAGAAGCGTCCCAAGGTCATCACCGGCCCCGACGGCGAGGATACGATCGCGATTCGCACCTGTGCGTACTTTTCGCTGTCGTTCGACCATCGCATCGTCGATGGGTCGGACGCCGACCAGTACATGGCGTTCGTCAAGAAACAGCTCGAGACGATCCCGGACACGGGCTTCTAG
- a CDS encoding alpha-ketoacid dehydrogenase subunit beta, translating to MSEITYLEAIRQALFDEMERDPSVFCIGEDIGAFGGAFKVTEGLLAKYGESRVIDSPISEIGIVGAAAGAAHMGLRPVVEMQFIDFIANAYDILTNYVATARYRAFLPCPMVVRGPSGGYVRGGPFHSQNPEAGFIHTPGLKVVYPSTVADAYGLMKAAIRDDDCVLFFEHKHLYRRIKGVLPEGDGVVPIGKARVAREGGDLSIITYAAAVHKSLEAAEQLQQEDGISVEVVDLRSLAPLDDEAIVATVKKTNRVLIVHEDTRTGGLAGELTARINESCFAWLDAPVMRVTAHDVPLPYAPALEDYVLPQASDVVRAARWVARY from the coding sequence ATGAGCGAGATCACGTATCTCGAGGCGATCCGCCAGGCGCTCTTCGATGAGATGGAGCGAGACCCGAGCGTCTTCTGCATCGGCGAGGACATCGGCGCCTTCGGTGGGGCGTTCAAGGTGACCGAGGGGCTCCTCGCCAAGTACGGCGAATCGCGCGTGATCGACTCGCCCATCTCCGAGATCGGGATCGTCGGCGCGGCCGCTGGGGCGGCGCACATGGGGTTGCGTCCGGTGGTCGAGATGCAGTTCATCGACTTCATCGCCAACGCCTACGACATCCTCACCAACTACGTGGCTACCGCGCGCTATCGCGCCTTCCTGCCGTGCCCGATGGTGGTGCGCGGCCCGAGTGGCGGCTACGTCCGAGGTGGTCCCTTCCACTCGCAGAATCCGGAAGCCGGCTTCATCCACACGCCGGGGCTCAAGGTCGTCTACCCGTCGACCGTCGCGGACGCCTACGGCCTGATGAAGGCCGCCATTCGCGACGACGACTGCGTCCTCTTCTTCGAGCACAAGCACCTGTATCGCCGTATCAAGGGGGTGCTCCCCGAGGGCGACGGCGTGGTCCCGATCGGCAAGGCGCGCGTGGCGCGTGAGGGGGGCGACCTTTCGATCATCACGTATGCCGCCGCGGTGCACAAGTCGCTGGAGGCGGCCGAGCAACTGCAGCAGGAAGACGGGATCTCGGTGGAGGTCGTCGACCTGCGCTCCCTCGCGCCGCTCGACGACGAGGCGATCGTGGCCACGGTGAAGAAGACGAACCGCGTCCTGATCGTCCATGAGGATACGAGGACCGGAGGGCTGGCGGGCGAACTGACGGCGCGGATCAACGAGTCGTGCTTCGCCTGGCTCGACGCCCCGGTGATGCGGGTGACGGCGCACGACGTCCCACTCCCGTACGCACCGGCGCTCGAGGACTATGTTCTTCCACAGGCCAGCGACGTCGTGCGTGCGGCGCGCTGGGTGGCGAGGTATTGA
- a CDS encoding beta-lactamase family protein: MPRSPSPAPSHSLVQAPSFPRRRRHRTVLTALSVLAATACRLPGQGPAAAPLPRVSASVATARGIDLAVLQGRLDRVLQQAIRDSAFPGAVALVGSRAGILAQSAVGTLDAADPAVPNERTLWDLASLTKVVGMTSGVLRLVQDGMIDLDAPVQRYLPEWTGAGKEKVTVRHLLSHSSGLPSWRPLYKEATSPAQALALVFATPLDTVPGARMVYSDLGAILAGQVVTRVSGTPFNEFVTRNVFRPLGMRETAWRPAASLRARIAPTEVDPWRQRHLRGEVHDENAFALGGISAHAGLFSSAADLSRLARMYLNHGRLDGVQVLDSATIARFTSRPDSPLSNRALGWEKPNGSNSAGRRMSAAAFGHTGFTGTSFWVDPANDVFVILLTNRVNPTRENRKIGGVRIAVADAVMGALQGCAENATLLECPGSGR; this comes from the coding sequence ATGCCCCGTTCGCCGTCGCCCGCCCCTTCGCATTCGCTCGTCCAGGCTCCGTCGTTCCCGCGCCGGCGTCGTCACCGGACGGTCCTGACGGCGCTGTCGGTGCTCGCGGCGACCGCCTGCCGACTGCCCGGTCAGGGGCCTGCGGCGGCGCCGCTCCCGCGCGTCAGCGCCTCGGTGGCGACCGCGCGCGGCATTGACCTCGCCGTGCTCCAGGGGCGGCTGGATCGCGTGCTGCAGCAGGCCATCCGCGACAGCGCCTTTCCCGGAGCGGTCGCGCTGGTCGGCAGTCGAGCGGGGATCCTCGCGCAGTCGGCGGTCGGGACGCTGGACGCGGCCGATCCGGCGGTGCCTAACGAACGCACGCTGTGGGACCTCGCCTCGCTCACCAAGGTGGTCGGGATGACGTCGGGGGTGTTGCGCCTCGTGCAGGACGGCATGATCGACCTTGACGCGCCGGTCCAGCGCTACCTCCCGGAGTGGACGGGGGCCGGGAAGGAGAAGGTCACGGTGCGCCACCTGCTGTCGCACTCATCGGGGCTCCCCTCGTGGCGTCCGTTGTACAAGGAGGCCACCTCGCCGGCGCAGGCGCTCGCCCTCGTCTTCGCCACGCCGCTCGACACGGTGCCCGGCGCCCGGATGGTGTACAGCGACCTGGGGGCGATTCTCGCCGGGCAGGTCGTGACGCGGGTGTCGGGGACGCCGTTCAACGAGTTTGTCACGCGCAACGTCTTTCGCCCGTTAGGCATGCGCGAGACCGCGTGGCGCCCGGCCGCGTCGCTGCGCGCCCGCATCGCCCCGACCGAGGTGGACCCGTGGCGCCAGCGTCACCTGCGCGGGGAGGTGCACGACGAAAATGCCTTTGCCCTCGGCGGGATCTCGGCACACGCCGGGCTCTTCTCCTCGGCCGCTGATCTCTCCCGCCTGGCCCGGATGTACCTCAATCACGGGCGTCTCGATGGCGTGCAGGTCCTCGACTCGGCGACCATCGCCCGCTTCACGTCTCGGCCCGACTCCCCGCTCTCCAACCGTGCGCTGGGGTGGGAGAAGCCGAACGGGTCCAACTCGGCGGGGCGACGGATGTCGGCCGCGGCGTTCGGGCATACCGGCTTCACCGGCACCTCGTTCTGGGTCGACCCGGCCAACGATGTCTTCGTGATCCTGTTGACCAACCGGGTGAACCCCACGCGCGAAAACCGGAAGATCGGGGGGGTGCGGATCGCGGTCGCCGACGCGGTGATGGGGGCGCTCCAAGGGTGCGCGGAGAACGCGACCTTGCTTGAATGCCCGGGGAGCGGCCGCTAG
- a CDS encoding iron-sulfur cluster assembly accessory protein: MEAIVSTNVHPDIVVTVTPVAAVEVKRFMDAEGVSADVGGLRVSVQPGGCSGFKYGLLIEDQAAEDDYIVQHEGFRMFVDPFSAQYINQVIIDYVSSMQGSGFTFKNPNATGGCGCGSSFSA; this comes from the coding sequence ATGGAGGCAATCGTGAGCACCAACGTCCACCCCGATATCGTCGTTACCGTGACCCCGGTCGCCGCGGTCGAGGTCAAGCGTTTCATGGATGCCGAGGGTGTCTCGGCGGATGTCGGCGGGCTCCGCGTGAGCGTCCAGCCTGGGGGATGCAGCGGCTTCAAGTACGGGCTGCTCATCGAGGACCAGGCGGCGGAAGACGACTACATCGTCCAGCACGAGGGATTCCGGATGTTCGTGGATCCCTTCTCGGCGCAGTACATCAATCAGGTGATCATCGACTACGTTTCGTCGATGCAGGGTTCGGGCTTCACCTTCAAGAACCCGAACGCCACCGGCGGCTGCGGCTGCGGTAGTTCCTTCTCTGCCTAA
- a CDS encoding PHP domain-containing protein, producing the protein MSGPAATPLPGDALPARVDLHMHSTASDGSQSPEGVVAAALASGVSAIALTDHDTVAGVQPAREAAAGSSLRVIAGVELSAYQGDEETHLLGLHLTDVLGIERELEAFRDARRDRGEQMVERLNAIGVKITFQDVLDAAGSGAIGRPHVAKALVENGWARDNRDAFDRYLGAGRPAYLDKRRLSLRDAIAMVHGCGGIAVLAHPGGEGTLTRLTALKAMGLDGVEVLHPSHSGEDRKRLLAIAEHLDLVPSGGSDSHGATAGPRVIGALPVPLAWLERQDARVELRRAGVAA; encoded by the coding sequence GTGAGCGGTCCCGCCGCGACTCCCCTCCCGGGTGATGCGCTCCCGGCGCGTGTCGACCTGCATATGCACTCGACCGCGTCTGATGGATCGCAATCGCCGGAAGGCGTCGTCGCCGCCGCGCTCGCGTCCGGCGTGAGCGCGATCGCGCTCACCGACCACGACACCGTCGCCGGCGTCCAGCCGGCGCGCGAGGCGGCGGCCGGCTCCTCGCTGCGCGTGATCGCCGGCGTCGAGCTGAGCGCGTACCAGGGAGACGAGGAGACGCACCTGCTGGGACTGCATCTGACGGACGTCCTGGGAATCGAGCGCGAGCTCGAGGCCTTCCGCGACGCCAGGCGCGATCGCGGTGAGCAGATGGTCGAGCGCCTCAACGCCATCGGGGTCAAGATCACCTTTCAGGATGTGCTCGACGCCGCGGGGAGCGGCGCCATCGGCCGTCCGCACGTGGCCAAGGCGCTCGTCGAGAACGGCTGGGCGCGCGACAACCGCGATGCCTTCGATCGATACCTCGGCGCGGGACGACCCGCCTACCTCGACAAGCGCCGTTTGTCGCTGCGCGACGCCATCGCGATGGTCCACGGCTGCGGGGGGATCGCCGTGCTCGCGCATCCCGGCGGCGAAGGGACCCTCACGCGTCTCACCGCACTCAAGGCGATGGGGCTCGATGGCGTGGAGGTCCTGCACCCGAGTCACTCGGGTGAGGATCGCAAGCGACTCCTCGCGATTGCCGAGCACCTCGATCTCGTCCCCTCCGGCGGGTCGGATTCGCATGGGGCGACCGCTGGCCCTCGCGTGATCGGGGCGCTCCCCGTGCCGCTCGCCTGGCTCGAGCGACAGGACGCCCGCGTCGAGTTGCGGCGCGCCGGCGTCGCCGCCTAA
- a CDS encoding inositol-3-phosphate synthase: MTPGLGAVATTFIAGVESVRRGLSQPIGSLTQMATVRLGKRTEHRAPLIKDFVPLTPLQDIVFGAWDPIPDDAYTAAKKAGVLDDKDLEPLKDFLSSIVPMPAVFESRYVTRLTNTTNVKTGKTKRDLAEQLRQDIRDFKAKNGCERVVAVWCASTETFIKPGPQHATIEQFERAMEANDDAIAPAMLYAWACIMEDVPYCNGAPNLAVDTPALLELANRRGVPISGKDFKTGQTWMKTVIAPGIKARMLGLAGWYSTNILGNRDGEVLDDPASFKTKEESKLSVLHTILQPEQYPALYKDFSHVVRINYYPPRGDNKEGWDNIDIFGWMGYPMQIKVNFLCRDSILAAPMVLDLALLSDFAHRAGMKGIQEWLSFYYKSPMAAPGLQPEHDLFIQQTKLKNTLRHLMGEEQITHLGLEYYAS, encoded by the coding sequence CTGACCCCGGGGCTCGGGGCCGTCGCGACCACCTTCATCGCGGGCGTCGAAAGCGTCCGGCGCGGGCTGAGCCAGCCAATTGGTTCGCTCACGCAGATGGCGACCGTTCGCCTCGGCAAGCGCACGGAGCATCGCGCGCCGCTCATCAAGGACTTCGTCCCGCTCACGCCGCTCCAGGACATCGTCTTCGGCGCGTGGGACCCCATTCCGGATGATGCGTACACCGCCGCCAAGAAGGCGGGTGTGCTCGACGACAAGGATCTCGAGCCGCTCAAGGACTTCCTCTCGTCCATCGTCCCGATGCCGGCCGTCTTCGAGTCGCGGTACGTCACGCGCCTCACGAACACGACCAACGTCAAGACGGGCAAGACCAAGCGCGACCTCGCCGAACAGCTGCGCCAGGACATTCGCGACTTCAAGGCGAAGAACGGGTGTGAGCGCGTCGTCGCCGTCTGGTGCGCCTCCACGGAGACCTTCATCAAGCCGGGGCCGCAGCATGCGACCATCGAGCAGTTCGAACGCGCGATGGAAGCGAACGACGATGCCATAGCGCCGGCGATGCTGTACGCGTGGGCCTGCATCATGGAGGACGTCCCGTACTGCAACGGCGCCCCCAACCTCGCGGTCGATACCCCGGCGCTGCTGGAGCTGGCCAACCGGCGCGGCGTCCCGATCTCGGGCAAGGACTTCAAGACCGGGCAGACCTGGATGAAGACCGTCATTGCCCCCGGCATCAAGGCGCGCATGCTTGGCCTGGCGGGATGGTACTCCACCAACATCCTCGGCAACCGCGACGGTGAAGTGCTCGACGATCCTGCGTCGTTCAAGACGAAGGAGGAGTCGAAGCTGTCGGTGCTCCACACCATCCTGCAGCCCGAGCAGTACCCGGCGCTGTACAAGGACTTCTCACACGTCGTGCGCATCAACTACTACCCGCCGCGCGGCGACAACAAGGAAGGGTGGGACAACATCGACATCTTCGGGTGGATGGGCTACCCGATGCAGATCAAGGTGAACTTCCTGTGCCGCGACTCGATCCTGGCGGCGCCGATGGTCCTCGACCTCGCGCTCCTCTCCGACTTCGCGCACCGCGCGGGGATGAAGGGGATCCAGGAGTGGCTCTCGTTCTACTACAAGAGCCCGATGGCCGCGCCAGGGCTGCAGCCCGAGCACGACCTGTTCATCCAGCAGACCAAGCTCAAGAACACGCTGCGTCACCTGATGGGTGAAGAGCAGATCACGCACCTTGGCCTCGAATACTACGCCTCATGA
- a CDS encoding SDR family oxidoreductase — protein sequence MAERRVALVTGGARRLGAAFSRVLARRGYVVALHHRQSHAEAAALGAEIASAGGESHTFAADLADPQAPAALVRDVVERCGRLDVVVNSAANMLRTPVGSVTAEQLDEIFALNTRAPFLIAQAAAAAMTDGGVIVNMADLAAFETWAGYIPHAMSKAAIVQMTRALARVLAPRIRVNAIAPGVVLLPDGWDGAAAEHLAATTPLRRHGSPDDVMRAFEYLLDAPFVTGEVLFVDGGRHVRR from the coding sequence ATGGCGGAGCGTCGCGTCGCACTCGTGACGGGCGGCGCCCGCCGCCTCGGGGCCGCCTTTTCGCGCGTGCTCGCCCGGCGCGGCTACGTGGTCGCCCTCCATCACCGGCAGTCGCACGCCGAGGCCGCCGCGCTCGGGGCGGAGATCGCCAGCGCGGGCGGCGAGTCGCACACGTTCGCCGCCGATCTCGCCGACCCCCAGGCGCCTGCCGCGCTGGTGCGTGACGTCGTTGAACGCTGCGGACGGTTGGACGTCGTCGTGAACTCCGCGGCCAACATGCTGCGCACCCCCGTCGGGAGCGTCACCGCGGAGCAGCTGGACGAGATCTTCGCGCTCAACACGCGCGCCCCGTTCCTCATCGCGCAGGCCGCCGCGGCCGCGATGACCGACGGCGGGGTGATCGTCAACATGGCGGATCTCGCCGCCTTCGAGACGTGGGCGGGCTACATCCCGCACGCCATGTCCAAGGCGGCGATCGTGCAGATGACGCGCGCCCTCGCGCGCGTGCTCGCCCCGCGCATCCGCGTCAATGCCATCGCCCCCGGCGTGGTGCTCCTCCCCGACGGGTGGGATGGCGCCGCGGCCGAGCACCTGGCCGCCACGACGCCGCTGCGCCGACACGGCTCGCCAGACGACGTCATGCGCGCCTTCGAGTACCTGCTGGATGCCCCCTTCGTCACCGGCGAGGTCCTCTTCGTCGATGGCGGGCGGCACGTGCGCCGCTGA
- a CDS encoding CDP-alcohol phosphatidyltransferase family protein: protein MKSLWEAIIRGYLKVIAPVADWMVRKRINPNTITTVGTICSVIAGAIFAAGHIRTAGWVLGLTALFDVLDGTVARRTGRSTVFGAFYDSTLDRVADGALLGGLTIFFARNDVHQAIPHSMGTPMVAVLILGSIGTFLTSYTRARAESLGIDAKVGILQRPERVTLLSAPQAFFGLALNGWVLITICVLLSVTAWITAVQRILYVYRVTNTPALDAEVAPSAPVAPAAGAEARRPAPAGQGAR, encoded by the coding sequence ATGAAGAGTCTCTGGGAAGCGATCATTCGCGGTTACCTCAAGGTGATCGCCCCCGTGGCGGACTGGATGGTTCGGAAGCGCATCAACCCCAACACCATCACCACGGTTGGGACGATCTGCTCGGTGATTGCGGGTGCCATCTTTGCGGCTGGCCACATTCGGACCGCGGGATGGGTGCTGGGGCTCACGGCGCTCTTTGATGTCCTCGATGGCACCGTGGCTCGGCGCACTGGGCGTTCGACCGTGTTCGGCGCGTTCTACGATTCCACGCTCGACCGCGTCGCGGATGGCGCCCTGCTTGGCGGGCTCACGATCTTCTTCGCCCGCAACGACGTCCATCAGGCCATCCCGCACAGCATGGGGACGCCGATGGTCGCCGTGCTGATCCTCGGGAGCATCGGAACGTTCCTCACGTCGTACACGCGTGCGCGTGCCGAGTCGCTCGGCATCGACGCGAAGGTCGGGATACTGCAGCGCCCCGAACGCGTGACGCTCCTTTCCGCGCCGCAGGCCTTCTTCGGTCTCGCCCTCAACGGGTGGGTCCTGATCACGATCTGCGTCCTGCTCTCGGTGACCGCATGGATCACCGCTGTACAACGCATTCTCTACGTTTACCGCGTGACGAACACCCCGGCGCTCGACGCCGAGGTGGCCCCGTCCGCCCCCGTCGCGCCGGCTGCCGGCGCTGAGGCTCGCCGTCCCGCGCCAGCGGGACAGGGCGCCCGCTAA
- a CDS encoding thiamine pyrophosphate-dependent dehydrogenase E1 component subunit alpha, whose amino-acid sequence MAARKKTAGGTREPDGSHRAIRTIAPAAPPPGPRPSDHLSRAQQLELYYWMRLTRTLEERLVALYRQTKVVGGLFRSLGQEADAVGSTFALERRDVMSPLIRNMGSMLVKGATPLEILRQYMAKGDSPTRGRELNIHFGDLDRGFIGQISPLGDMVPVMAGVTLSFKLRGEDRVGLVYVGDGATSTGAFHEGINFAAVQRCPLVVVVESNQYAYSTPSWKQTAAKQMVDKGPGYGVATEQADGNDVLAVYDVTKRAVDRARAGGGVTLVELITYRRKGHAEHDNQSYVPEGEMEWWAANNDPIDRYLAVLRESLGFAEAEIAATDARVRTVVDEATEVAEASPFPEPLDCLTGIYADPPAETPLWFREGTRAAVERNERAEGWGTWNAGADEATQ is encoded by the coding sequence ATGGCGGCACGGAAGAAGACGGCAGGCGGGACGCGGGAGCCGGACGGGAGCCACAGGGCGATTCGCACGATCGCGCCCGCAGCGCCGCCCCCCGGCCCTCGGCCCTCTGATCACCTCTCCCGTGCGCAGCAGCTCGAGCTGTACTACTGGATGCGGCTCACGCGTACGCTGGAGGAGCGGCTGGTCGCGCTCTATCGCCAGACCAAGGTCGTGGGCGGGCTCTTTCGCTCGTTAGGGCAGGAAGCGGATGCCGTCGGCTCGACGTTCGCCCTGGAGCGCCGGGACGTCATGTCCCCGCTCATCCGCAACATGGGCTCGATGCTGGTGAAGGGGGCCACCCCGCTCGAGATCCTGCGCCAGTACATGGCCAAGGGCGACTCCCCCACGCGGGGGCGCGAACTCAACATCCACTTCGGCGACCTCGATCGCGGCTTCATCGGCCAGATCTCGCCGCTGGGCGACATGGTCCCCGTGATGGCGGGGGTCACGCTGTCGTTCAAGCTGCGCGGTGAGGATCGCGTGGGGCTCGTCTACGTGGGTGATGGCGCCACGTCGACCGGGGCCTTTCACGAGGGGATCAACTTCGCCGCGGTGCAGCGGTGCCCGCTCGTCGTCGTGGTCGAGAGCAACCAGTACGCGTACTCCACCCCGTCGTGGAAGCAGACCGCGGCGAAGCAGATGGTCGACAAGGGCCCGGGCTACGGCGTGGCGACCGAGCAGGCCGACGGCAACGACGTCCTGGCGGTCTACGACGTCACCAAGCGCGCCGTCGATCGCGCGCGCGCCGGCGGGGGAGTCACCCTGGTCGAGCTGATCACCTATCGCCGCAAGGGACACGCGGAGCACGACAACCAATCGTACGTCCCCGAGGGAGAGATGGAGTGGTGGGCGGCCAACAACGACCCCATCGACCGCTACCTGGCCGTGCTGCGTGAGTCGTTAGGCTTCGCCGAGGCGGAGATCGCCGCCACCGATGCGCGGGTGCGCACCGTGGTCGACGAAGCGACCGAAGTCGCCGAGGCCTCGCCCTTTCCCGAGCCGCTCGATTGCCTCACGGGGATCTACGCCGACCCGCCGGCGGAGACGCCCCTCTGGTTCCGGGAGGGGACGCGCGCCGCGGTCGAGCGGAACGAACGCGCCGAAGGGTGGGGGACGTGGAATGCCGGCGCCGACGAGGCGACGCAATGA